A window from Theobroma cacao cultivar B97-61/B2 chromosome 3, Criollo_cocoa_genome_V2, whole genome shotgun sequence encodes these proteins:
- the LOC18605919 gene encoding WAT1-related protein At3g30340, producing the protein MAELKSCAEWKPFIAMIAIDFLFAVVNILLKKVLDEGMNHLVLITFRLSISTIFLAPIGYFWERNSRPKLTPRILCYLFCSAIVGASLTQYFFLLGIQYTSATFACAFVNMVPVLTFIMALPFRIETVNLKSNGGRAKILGSVICVGGALLLTLYKGMPLFKHPRSQALAPTMANAIKLSSSRRAERWTIGCLALIVGTMLWSSWFIIQSHVGKRYPCQYSSTAIMSFFGAIQSALLSLSTSRDLSIWVLRGKVEIITVLYSGMIGSGLCYVGMAWCVKKRGPVFTAAFSPLVQIMAAMFDIPILHEQLNLGSLLGSIVVIIGLYILLWGKNKEVQNYASKIAQEAKEIREQETQLQVITVSCDLSCPEAK; encoded by the exons ATGGCAGAGTTGAAGAGCTGTGCTGAATGGAAACCTTTTATTGCAATGATAgcaattgattttttgtttgctGTGGTGAATATTCTTCTTAAGAAAGTCCTTGATGAAGGGATGAACCATTTGGTCCTCATAACATTCCGGCTGTCAATTTCTACAATCTTCTTGGCCCCTATTGGCTACTTCTGGGAAAG GAACAGCAGACCAAAGCTCACACCACGCATTTTATGTTACCTCTTCTGCAGCGCTATCGTCGG GGCCTCGCTAACGCAGTACTTCTTTCTCCTTGGAATTCAATACACATCTGCTACATTTGCATGCGCCTTTGTCAACATGGTGCCGGTGCTCACATTTATAATGGCACTACCATTCCG GATAGAAACAGTGAACCTCAAAAGCAACGGTGGGAGAGCCAAAATACTCGGTTCAGTGATTTGTGTTGGAGGTGCCCTGCTATTAACCCTTTATAAAGGAATGCCTTTATTCAAACACCCACGCTCACAGGCCCTGGCTCCAACCATGGCAAATGCAATCAAGCTGAGCTCTTCTAGAAGGGCAGAGAGGTGGACCATTGGTTGCCTAGCTTTGATAGTAGGAACCATGTTGTGGTCTTCATGGTTTATCATTCAATCACATGTAGGCAAAAGATACCCCTGCCAATACTCCAGCACTGCAATCATGTCTTTCTTTGGTGCAATTCAGTCAGCTCTCTTAAGCTTGTCTACAAGCAGGGACCTTTCCATATGGGTTCTGAGGGGAAAAGTGGAAATCATAACTGTCCTCTATTCT GGAATGATAGGATCAGGCTTGTGCTATGTGGGCATGGCGTGGTGTGTCAAGAAGAGGGGTCCTGTCTTCACAGCAGCATTTAGTCCTCTTGTTCAGATAATGGCAGCCATGTTTGATATCCCCATCCTTCACGAACAACTCAATCTTGGAAG TTTGTTGGGTTCGATAGTTGTCATTATTGGACTGTACATTCTTCTTTGGGGCAAGAACAAAGAAGTGCAGAATTATGCATCAAAAATTGCTCAAGAAGCCAAAGAGATCAGGGAGCAAGAGACTCAGTTACAAGTAATCACAGTTTCTTGTGATTTAAGTTGTCCTGAGGCCAAGTAG
- the LOC18605920 gene encoding uncharacterized protein LOC18605920, whose product MPLETSKPDRQSTGEGDKNRYLDKELKDMVSAITHRISGIHKPGSSQHEDDQEHGASIITLAGNNSGATMRSELDDKSSPQGISLGEPDALSTYVNSNFQAVNNSIMLGSSYNTNDPGVHLDVSDVMEREGQKPADIARRIRGKKKEKGSLKSENSD is encoded by the coding sequence atgccTCTTGAAACAAGCAAGCCTGATCGCCAGTCCACTGGTGAAGGTGACAAAAATAGATATCTGGACAAAGAACTCAAAGACATGGTCTCTGCCATAACTCACCGCATATCTGGTATTCATAAACCCGGATCAAGCCAACATGAAGATGATCAAGAGCATGGCGCGAGTATTATCACACTTGCAGGAAACAATTCTGGAGCCACGATGCGAAGTGAGTTGGATGACAAATCCAGTCCCCAAGGAATTTCACTTGGCGAGCCTGATGCATTGAGTACCTACGTGAACAGCAATTTCCAAGCTGTAAACAACTCAATCATGCTGGGCAGCAGCTACAACACCAACGATCCAGGCGTCCATTTGGACGTCTCTGATGTTATGGAACGTGAGGGCCAGAAGCCAGCAGATATTGCCCGAAGGATCaggggaaagaaaaaagaaaagggttccttaaaaagtgaaaattccgattaA